A window of Halovivax gelatinilyticus genomic DNA:
AACGGATCGAGTCGGCACTCGAACGGGCCGACGCGGCCGTCGTCGCCGACCCGGACGCGGACGGACTCGCCTGCGTCGCCCTGATCCGCGAGGCCTACGACGACGTTCTCGACGTCCCAGAACCCGACGCAGACGACGAACGCGACCCCGACGCGGACGATCCGATCGACGTTCCCGAGCCGGGACCCCACGACGTGGTGCTGGTCCCCGCGAGTCCGCACGACGTCGAGGACGCCATCGGCCGCGTGGCGGGTGCGGCGGAATCCGGCATCGATCTCTTCGTCTGTGACCTGGCGCCGGATCGTTACGAGTACGTCGCAGACGAACTCGAAGCGGCCGTCAACGTCGCCTCGTCGGTTCGCTGGTACGACCATCACCAGTGGGACGACGAGGTCGCGACGGCCGTCCGCGAGGCGGGCGCCGAACTCGTCGTCGGCGACTCGGACGAAGAGTGCAGCGCGGACGTAGTCGCCCGTTCGCTCGCTCACGACTTCGACGACCGACACGTCGATCTCGTGGCCGTGACGCGCGATCACGACCTGTGGATCCGCGAGGATCCGCGCAGCGACGACCTCGCCGACTACGCCTACTGGACCGATCCGGGCGAGTACGTCGAGGTCGTCCGCGAGTACGGCGCCGACCTTCCCGAGTGGGTCACCGACTTCCTGGCCGAAAAGCGCGTCGAGAAGAATCGCCTCATCGACTTTGCGATCGATCGCGCCGAGTTTCACGACGTCGGCCCCTACACGGTCGGCGTCACCTACGGGCGCTGTTCGCAGAACGAGGTCGCAGAAGGATTACGCGAGGCCGGCGCCGACGCGGCCGTCGTCGTCAAACCCGCCGGTAGCGCTTCGATTCGCGGGACGGAGACGTTTCAGCGCTGTCACGAGGTCGCCGGCCGCGTCAACGGCGGCGGCCACCCCAAGGCCGCCGGTTGCAAGCCCGACATCTACGACGACATGCTCGATTACGCGACCCACTGGACGACCCGCGGCGCCGTCGCGAAGCGGGTCATCCTCCGTGCCTTCGAGGACGTCGTCGAGACGGCCGACGGGAGTACGGACGAGTCGCCGTGATTCGTGCGGTGAAATCGGACTGGCGGAAGCTTGATAGGTACTGCATACGACTGTATACACATGTCGAAGAGCGTCCGTTTGAGCGAGGAAGCGTACGATCGTCTCGCCGCTCACAAGCGCGAAGACGAGACGTTTTCGGAGGTAGTGCTCCGGTTAGCGGGTGAACGCTCCCTTCTCGAACTGGCCGGCATTCTGAGTGACGACGAGGCGGCCGAACTCGAAGCCGCAGTCGAAGAACGTCGACGACGACGATCGAACGAACTAGAGCGCATTTCGGAGCGACTGAAGGACTCGTGATTCTCGACACGTCGTTTTTAATCGATCTCATGCACGGAGACGACGATGCGGTCGAAATGGCCGAGACGATCGAGTCCGATCTCCGTCAGCAGCGAGTGTCATCGATGACGCTCTTCGAATTGTACTACGGCGTCGCCAGGTCGACCAGAAGCGATGCCGAGCGAAAACGCATCGAAACGGTCCTCGATTCAAAACCCGTTCAACCCGCTGATTCTGCCGTTATGCGCAAGGCGGGGCGACTTGCTGGTGAATTGATGAACGAGGGAAATGCGGTTGATGACAGCGATGTCGTAATCGGTGCGACGGCAGCCATGCTGGATGAACCGGTATTGACCAGAAACGTCGACGACTTCGAACGCATTCCGGGTGTCGATGTCGAGACCTACTGACCCCTCGAGGGGTCAATTACAGGTTCACAGCCGCCGGTCGAGGTAGTCAGAGAGCAGTTCGAATTTGCGGATCTTGTGTTCTACGTCGGTCGAGCCGTGGCCCTCGTCGCCGAACTCGGTGTACTCGAAGTCCGTCCCTTCCTCCCAGCCCAGGTCGACCAGCGCGTCCCGGAAGATTCGCGCCTGACCGATCGGACAGCGGGGGTCGTTCACCCCGTGGACGATGTAGATGGGTCGTTCCATGTTCTCGACGTGTTCGATCGGGCTTCGGTCTCGCCAGAGGTCGTAGTTCTCCTCGGGGTCGCCCAGCTGCTGGCGGAGGATGTATTGGAAGTGGGCCATGTCCTCCTCGTAGAGTTTGTGCAGGTCGGTGATGCCGACCGAGGCGATGCCGGTCGCCCACAACGTCGGGTACTGCGTGAGCTGTGAGTAGACCGAGTAGCCGCCGTAGCTGCCGCCGTAGACGGCGACCCGCTCGGCGTCGATCCACTCACGGCTCTGGATCCACTCGCCGCCGGCGGCGACGTCCGCCTGCTCCATCCCGCCCCAGTCGCCGAGGATGGCCTGCTTGAACTCGCGGCCGCGGCCGGTCGAGCCGCGGTAGTTGGGAGCCAGGACGGCGTAGCCCTGAGAGGTCAGTAACTGGGCGGTGAGGGTGAACGCCATCGACGAACGGGCGTGCGGACCGCCGTGAACCAGCACCACCGCGGGGACGTCCGTCGCGTCGTCGGGCAGGGCCGGACCGTCGCGCGGATCGTACAGGATCGCGCCGATCTCGAGGCCGTCGTCGCCCTCGTAGGTGACGTACTCGGCGTCGACGAAGACGTCGGGATCGAGGCCGCCGTAGGCCGCCTCGAGGACCACCTCGTACTCGTCGGTCTCGAGGTCGTAGGCGTAGAGTTCCTTGCGCTCGTCGGGCCGGGAGTGTGAGAAGACGAGCGTCGTCTCGTCCGTGAACGCGGCCCCTCTGCCGCCCGGGACGCTGGCCACGCCGTCGGGAACGTCGAGTTCGGCCGCGTCGCCCGTTTCGACGTCGTACCTGACCGGCATCGACGCCCCGCGACGGTGACGGATCGCGACGACGTATCGGCCGTCGGGCGAGATCGCAGCGGGCGATTCCTCGTCATCGTGCGGCCCGAGCCAGTCGATCTCGTCGGTCGCGAGGTGGTAGACGCCGACCCGTCGCAGGTCGTGTGCGTTGTCCGAGACGAGCAGGCGCTCGCCGTCGGGGAACCAGCCGCTGACGGTCGACTCGGAGCCGTCCTCGCCGATCTCGAGTCGGCGCACGTCGTCTCCGTCTGCGGCCATCACGTAGCCGTCGCGATTTTCGAGCGAGTCGGACTCGTTCGTCACGTAGGCGATCCGTTCGTCGTCGGGATCGAACGTCGCGCCCATGACCGGCCGGTCGTAGGTCGTGAGTTGTGACGTCTCGCTCGCCGCCGTATCGTACCGGTAGAGGTTCATCTGTTCGCCCTCGTCGCTCGCGTAGAGGACGGTTTCCCCGTCCTGCGAGGTGTCCGAGAGGACCGCTTGCCCGTCGACCTCGACGACGGTTTCGACGCCACCCTCGGGTGACCAGGCGACGAGGTCGTTCTGTTCGTCGCCCGCGTCGTCGCGGTGGAAGAAGACGCGTTCTCCGTCCTGGCTCCAGCGAACGTGCCAGCGTGCACTTCGCGGAGCCTCCCCGTCGGTAACTCTCTCGTAGGACCCTTCGTCGACGTCGAGAACGTAGAGGTCGTTTCGGCCGTGTTCGTCGTAGTAGAACGCAATCTGTGAGCCGTCCGGCGAGACCACGGGATGGTAGAATTCGGGCAGTCGGGCGAGCGTCTCCAGATCGACCGCCGGTGTGTCCTGTGTGCTCATGTGAACCGCTTACGGTGAACGTGTTATAATTGTTGAGGAAGCGGTCGTCGGCGGCCGGTTCGTCGCCCGAGGTTGACGCGGTCAGGCGACTGGCTCTCAACGTGGGCGCACGTTGTCACCGGCTCAGTCACGAAGCACGTACCGCATAACGAGTTGCAACACGTGGACGAAGACGCCAGCGATGGCGACGTAGACGCCGATCGCCTGCAACGCGGTCGATCCGACCGCGTTTTCTCTGAGCCGCCAGATCTCCCAGCCGAGTCTGAGGAGAAAGCCGAGAAAGATCAACACGAAACCGACGAGGAGTAACTCCGTGAGGACGAACGTCCCGATCGCGATGGCGACGACGCCGCCGACGAAAGCGTAATTCGCCCATCGACCCCACGATTCGAACGACTTCCGGCGGCCGTAGACGTAGCCCGCGATGAGCGCGGTGAGAACGATCGTCACGACGGCGGTGAGACCGAGTATCTCGAGGCGAACGTCGGCGGGGGCGACGCCGAGAACGCCCGCGCCGAAGATGCCAAAGGCCAGCGCCAGGATGGTGGTTCCGAGCGCGGCGATACCGAAATCCTCGCGTTCGATTCCCCGCTCGGCGATCAACTCGCCGCCGACGATGGCCGCCCCGTACACCAGGACGCCGACGATCGGGTAGGCGAACAGCTGCTGGTTCACCGCCGCCAGCGGCGTCTCGGCGAACGCGTACATCAGCGCGATCGTGACGGCCATCAACGCGGTCGCCCCGCCGATGACTCGGACTTCCCGCCCGGAGAGGCCGAATCCGGTCTCGGTCGCGTCGCCGGTCTCGAAGGAATTCATCGGTCGCACGTACCACGTCGATCGATAAAATGACGGCGTCCGTCGCCGACTGACGACCCGAATTTCTATTCGGACGTCTCTCGTCGGTGAATACATGTCCGAGTACACGATCGAGATCTCCGAGGCGAACTGGCGCCGATTGTGTGATCTCAGGCGGTCGAACGAGTCGATCGACGACGTTCTGACTCGATTGACGAGGGATCACCGGTGGACGGGATTCGATGCCCTCTCCGAAACCGGTCTGGCCGAGGAGATGGAGTCGGTTCGAGAACAACTGGAGCGTGAGATCGAACCCGATCGGAGTGAGTCGGAGTAAATTGGCTCACCGGCTATCGATCGCCGACGACCCACTTGTCCGAGTACGCCAGATCACAGTCACAACGCGCGTAGGCGTGAACGACGTCTCCTTCGCCGTAGAGCCCGCCGACGTCCTCGTTCTGTTCTTCGGCGAAGGCGAAGACGAACCGGACCTCGTGGTCCCCGTCCGCTTCGGGGCAGGTCCCGCCGGTCAGCTTCGCGTCGATCGATCCCTGGGTGGCCATCGCCTCCTTCGCGAACGCCATCGCGTCGACGCCCGTCGCCGCGCGGAAGGCGTTGCGTCCGCGCTCGCCGTCGACGACGATCACGATGCCGTCGTCTACCCGTTCGCCGTACGATTCGAGTCGGCCGAGGTCGTCGACGGCGTCCGCGGCGAGGTAGATGGCGACGTCGTCCGGTCGCTCGCCGGCGAGAAACGCCTCGTGGTCTGCGGTCATACCGGTGACTGTGCGGTCGAGCGGGAAAAAGCCCGTTATCGCGACCGGAGATACGAGACGAGCCGTTCGACCGTCTCCGTTAGAATCGGCTCGTCCAGCCGGCCGAAGTACGCACGAATATCTGACTGTGCTGGCGAGACGATTCCCCACGGGACGATAGAACGCTCTCGTGGAAGTCCACCGTTGATTAAGTCGTATTCGTCGATCGTAACCGAGTTGTCGAGAGTCTCGATTAGTACGACACCCAACCTACTCGTCACTGTCAGCGGCTTCGGTCTCGTTCGTCGCCTCGTCGCTCTCTGGATCGAAGTCGCCGTAGTCTTTCGTCCGCTCGATCATCTCCCAGAGCGCGAGGGCGTCGCGCTCGTCCGACTCCGCGTCGGGGCTGTCGTACTCGTGGATCCAGTCGGTGTCGATCATCCAGCTGTGGGGTTGGCCGTAGAACGGGTCGGCGACGGTTGCTGAGAGCGAGGTGATCTCGGAGCCGCGCTCGATCAGCGCCTGTTTGTACACCTGGTAGATGATTCCGATCTCCTCGTCCGAGCCGGCGGGCGTCTCCTCGGTCGAGTGGTAGGTGAGGAAGAGGGCGTCGCCACGGCGGGTGAAGTCGGCACGCTTTGGTACGGTATCTTAATGATCGATGAAGGGGTCGGCGGGAGTGGCGCCATATGGGTCGGTCCGCATGGGACAGTTTCTGGCTGCCAAACGGTACCGAGTAGCGGTAGAGTGTGACCGTCGTTCCGACGGCCGCCAACGCGCTGCAGGTGTAGATACTGGCGAAGACGTCACAAATCCGATGCTACACTATCCGCCAGAAGTCGATCGCCGCCCTCTCACTCGTTTTCGTCAGACTCGTCGTCTACGTCCACGTCTTCATCGGGATCCGCCGGGCTGGATCCATCCTCGTCATCGCCCACTGCATCGACGTCCTCCTCGTAGACCTTCGAATTGAGGATCATGTTCCACAAGGAGAACGCGTCCCCATCGATGGCTGATTCGTTTCCAGTTTCGTTGTCCGAATCGTTCGCGTCCTCCTCGCTGTCGTACTGGCGGATCCAGTCCGTGTTGATACCCCACCCATGGGCCTGGCCGTCGAACGGATCGGCGATCTCGTTGTAGAGGAACTCGATGTCCGACCCACGGTGGATCAGAGCCTGTTTGTACACCTCGTACACGACGAGGATCTCCTCGTCGGACTCGTCGACCGTCTCCGCCTCGGAGTGGTAGGTGAGGTAGAGTTCGTCGTCTTCGCGGGCCAGTTTCTCGACCGCGATGCCGTTCTCCTCGAGGAAGTAGTAGAACTCCTCAGGCGTGCCGTCGCGGTCGATCGGCGGCTCTGCGGGGTCGATTTCGCCGTCAGTCGACTCACCGCCCAGTATCCCGACGCACCCGGCGGTCACGCTCGCGACGAGTGCGCCGGCACCGGCGAGCATTCGCCGCCGGGAGTGTGTCTTCTTGGAGGGGCTCCATTCTGCCATAGAATACCCACTCTGCCAAACGGCCAAATACGTCAGTTCCGTATCGAACTGTGAATCGAGCGTCGAAACGGATGGGAACAGCAATGCGCGGACTACCGAGATCGTTGCGTTCAGCGAAGAATTCTTCTGACCGGCATTGGCCCCATCGAGACGGTTATTCGAGATCAGTAGCGGCGACCAGAACTTCGAGGGCTTCCATCGGTGTAAGGTCCTCGTCTAGCTGATTCGCGTACCAGGCCATCATGTCGGCGAACACCTCGCGGATGTCGTTCGACGTGGTTCGGTGTCTGGCCACCTCGCCGTCGGTCTTGAGCGTGATGTCGACGCCGTGTGGTGAGACTTCGTTCGCGAGCTTCACCTCTGGGTCCAGTACGCGTGGCTGGCTCTCGGTTGCGCTCGTCGGATCGGGGTCGAGCGCCCCCGCCGGTGGATCCACGAGGGTCTCGGGTCGATCGTCGGTAATCTGCGCGGTGTCCGGCCCATTACGATCGAGAGATGTGGGGCGGTCGGCTTTGGAGTCGTCCGGGCGGACGACGAAGCGGTTGTCCTCGATGCGGTCGACCAGCTCCGGGTCGAGGGTGAGATCCTCGGGATCGAGCACGCCGTCGTCGGTGTCGGGGGTCATGTTGGGGGTTAGGTCAAGAACGGTCGAGGGTCGTTGTTAGCCTGTCGGCCAGTGAAGAGGTGTTCGAAAGTGGGGGCTTCTCTAGCAACCGGTTATCGCCGCCTGGCTTCAGATCTCCGTTACTTCGTACTCGTAGCTTTCGAAGTCCTCGTCGAGTTGGGTCCGATGGATGATCGTCTGCTCTTCGTCCGTGAGTTCGTCCTCGAACGTAATTTCGTCGACGACCTCGTCGTTCTCGTCGAACGTCGTCACCTCGAACTCGAGGTCCATGGGTGGATCGTTTGTTTCGAGGATGAAGATCACGTTGGCGCCGTCGTCCGGCGAGTCCTCGGAGAATTCGATGTTCACCGCGTCGACGGTGACGTCGCCGTTGTCCATGCAGCCGGCGAGCGCTGCGGCGGAGAGTGCTCCGGCCGCTCCGATAAATTTGCGTCGGGAAAGCGTCATCACTGCAGTAACGGCGCTCTCAGCTAATAGTGACTCGTACCGCCACAGCTGTCGTTACAGAACTCGATTCGGGGGTCGACACGGCGTGGTCGGGGCTGTGCGCAGCCGCCGTGGTCTGTCTGTCCGCTCGAGTTGGTCGAACAGTTTGGCGCGATTGCGCTGACTGTCTTGGGTTACGAGGTGGCGGCACAGATGCAGGCCGCTCGTGCGTCTCGAACGAGGTGTCGTGGACCTCTCGGATCGTTCCGTCGGTGAGACTCGGGATACGTTTTAGACTACTGAAAGAAAGCGTGGTACACGACGATGCGTCAGTCGCTGTCTCATCGTCGAATTGGCTCACATACCACGTCGCGAGCCGATTGCCACCCGCCGCCTCTTTACTGAGTGACGGCGGCCCCATCGACCATCGGCTCGGTTGCGAGCACCTCGGCGGGATCGACGACGCCGGTGATCGATTGGCGACGTCTCGCCCGCGGAATCGGCGGCGGGCTCAGGGGTCTCCGACAGCGTCCCGTCACCGCCCTCGCGTCATCCGAGTGACCGACGAACCGGTTCTCGGGCGAGAGCACCCGTCGTCAGTTCGGTCGGGTGTCGCGGTGGGTATGCGTGAGTGGTTGGTGGACTGTGCTCCGTTTAGACGATGACGACGTTTGCGTCGTCGTCGTACGTCGCCGGGACGGTTACCCCGTAGCTGAACTGGGCACCGGACTGATCGACCAGTTCGATAGTGGCACTAGATCCACCTTCGAGGTTTTCCTGATCTGGAATGTGGTCGATATTGAGATTGATCTCAACGCGGTCTGATGTGTCTACCAGCGACGTGGGGTTATCCGTGGTAAGCCCGGTAACACCAAACTCACCGTTCTCAGTTGATGAAAGTACGCCGTCTGCATCGGGGTCACCATCAGGTAATTCAAGTGTCTCAGAAGTTTCATCACTGGTCCACTGAACGGTCATTGATTCGATATCGATGACGTCAGAGCCAGCAGACTTTTTCACGACGAGGTTCACTTGCTCGACGTCATCGCCGTTAAGGTCACCATACGCGTGGACGACTTCAATCTGGTTCGCCACTGCTTGCTGGGTCTCCGTTCCCGTGTCGGAAGCCTGGCTCTGCAGCGAGCCAGCCGTGTTGATCAGGACGCCTGCGGCGATGGCCGCAACAAGCACCATCGCGATGAACACGATCAGGGTACCGATTCCCACTTGGCCGCGTTCGTCTTCGGAGTGAACTTTCTCGAACATGGATTAGACCACCACGACGGCTGCGTCGTCAGCGAACGTTGCCGGAACGGTCACGCCGTAGCTGAACTGGGCACCGGACTGGTCGACGAGTTCGACGGTTGCGCTGTCACCGGGGTCGAGGTGCTGATCTTCATCGAACGCGCTGTTATCAGCCGAACTAAGGTCAATATGAATTTCAATTCGATCGTCAGTACTTACCAATGCATCACTTTCGGTCCCGGATGTGAGTTCGGTGCTATCAAATCCATCACCGAGTTCGAGTGTCTCGGAGACTGAGTCACTGGTATACTGCACCGTCATCGAGTTAAGGTCGATTACGTCAGATCCAGCCGACTTCTTTACGACCAAGTTGATCTGTTCGACGTGAGAGGCAGCCGTATTTACGCTTCCATCTGCCGCGATATCGGCGTTCGTATCACCGTACGCGTGGACGACCTCGATCTGATTCGCCACTGCCTGCTGGGTTTCCGTACCCGTGTCAGATGCCTGACTCTGCAGCGAGCCGGCCGTGTTGATCAATACGCCTGCGGCGATCGCCGCCACGAGCACCATCGCGATGAACACGATCAGGGTACCGATTCCGACCTGACCGCGTTCGTCTTCGGAGTGAATTGTCTCGAACATGGATTAGACCTCCACGACGTCAGCGTCATCAGAGAAGGTCGCCGGGACAGTCACGCCGTAGCTAAACTGGGCACCGGACTGGTCGACGAGTTCGACGGTAGCACTGTCGCCTGGATCGAGATTGTCTTGATCGGTCAAATCCCCGAACGCGATCTGGATCTCGATACGGTCGCTCGTGTCCACGAGCGCTTCACCATCGTCGTCAGTGTCGGTGGTTAATGCCTCTGTCGTAAAGCCATCATCATATTCTAACGTCTCAGAGGTGTCCTGGCTCGTCCACTGAACGGTCATCGATTCGATATCGATGACGTCAGAGCCAGCGGACTTCTTGACGACCAGGTTCACCTGTTCAACTTCGGGATCACTATCTGCTATCTCGCCGTACGCGTGAACGACTTCGATCTGGTTCGCAACCGCTTGCTGGGTTTCCGTTCCCGTGTCTGAAGCCTGGCTCTGCAACGAACCGGCCGTGTTGATCAATACTCCTGCGGCGATGGCCGCAACGAGCACCATCGCGATGAACACGATCAGGGTACCGATACCCACCTGACCGCGCTCTTCCGTCTCTGTTATATTTTCGAACATTATGTGTACACCCTGTGTTACACGATTCACCCGTGCGTCGACCGGTCGGGCCGATCGAGGTTACAGACGCGCGTGCGTCGATCCCGCGTGACGGGGATGCCCCGTCGCGTTCGCGGTTTCCCGCGAAGCTGGCGACGGGCGCTGTCGTGGCCCGTCTAACGGCGGGAGCGGGTGAGTCGTGTGGCATCACAGTATCTGGGGATGTACCCCGACGAAGACATTCACTAGTTCATCTATTAACCTCGGTATCGCCTCAGACGGCGTATCGAGACTCGATTCACGACTCGAAACGCCGGTCGAATCGGCCGCCGAACTCACGACTAGAGCTTTAGGACGAGTGTGGCTACTGTGGGGTAGATGAATTCCGTCTCGCGAGCCAGGGACGACGCCGCCCGTATCCGGCGCACCGCCGCCGACGCGGCGTTTCGAGCCCCACATGGATCTCAGCCTAGATAGTCTTCGGAAGCTCTTCGAGAACCTGCTCGGCAACACCGGCGGCCGACGCGGCCGCGAACGCGAGCAGGTGCGCGAAGAACAGTTCGA
This region includes:
- a CDS encoding DHH family phosphoesterase; the protein is MDDLFDTTDLDPARRSLLPGAGFFLPDDVEDDLESERIESALERADAAVVADPDADGLACVALIREAYDDVLDVPEPDADDERDPDADDPIDVPEPGPHDVVLVPASPHDVEDAIGRVAGAAESGIDLFVCDLAPDRYEYVADELEAAVNVASSVRWYDHHQWDDEVATAVREAGAELVVGDSDEECSADVVARSLAHDFDDRHVDLVAVTRDHDLWIREDPRSDDLADYAYWTDPGEYVEVVREYGADLPEWVTDFLAEKRVEKNRLIDFAIDRAEFHDVGPYTVGVTYGRCSQNEVAEGLREAGADAAVVVKPAGSASIRGTETFQRCHEVAGRVNGGGHPKAAGCKPDIYDDMLDYATHWTTRGAVAKRVILRAFEDVVETADGSTDESP
- a CDS encoding DUF5807 family protein, which translates into the protein MTADHEAFLAGERPDDVAIYLAADAVDDLGRLESYGERVDDGIVIVVDGERGRNAFRAATGVDAMAFAKEAMATQGSIDAKLTGGTCPEADGDHEVRFVFAFAEEQNEDVGGLYGEGDVVHAYARCDCDLAYSDKWVVGDR
- a CDS encoding archaellin/type IV pilin N-terminal domain-containing protein, yielding MFEKVHSEDERGQVGIGTLIVFIAMVLVAAIAAGVLINTAGSLQSQASDTGTETQQAVANQIEVVHAYGDLNGDDVEQVNLVVKKSAGSDVIDIESMTVQWTSDETSETLELPDGDPDADGVLSSTENGEFGVTGLTTDNPTSLVDTSDRVEINLNIDHIPDQENLEGGSSATIELVDQSGAQFSYGVTVPATYDDDANVVIV
- a CDS encoding antitoxin VapB family protein, with translation MSKSVRLSEEAYDRLAAHKREDETFSEVVLRLAGERSLLELAGILSDDEAAELEAAVEERRRRRSNELERISERLKDS
- a CDS encoding archaellin/type IV pilin N-terminal domain-containing protein codes for the protein MFETIHSEDERGQVGIGTLIVFIAMVLVAAIAAGVLINTAGSLQSQASDTGTETQQAVANQIEVVHAYGDTNADIAADGSVNTAASHVEQINLVVKKSAGSDVIDLNSMTVQYTSDSVSETLELGDGFDSTELTSGTESDALVSTDDRIEIHIDLSSADNSAFDEDQHLDPGDSATVELVDQSGAQFSYGVTVPATFADDAAVVVV
- a CDS encoding twin-arginine translocation signal domain-containing protein; the encoded protein is MTLSRRKFIGAAGALSAAALAGCMDNGDVTVDAVNIEFSEDSPDDGANVIFILETNDPPMDLEFEVTTFDENDEVVDEITFEDELTDEEQTIIHRTQLDEDFESYEYEVTEI
- a CDS encoding type II toxin-antitoxin system VapC family toxin, producing MILDTSFLIDLMHGDDDAVEMAETIESDLRQQRVSSMTLFELYYGVARSTRSDAERKRIETVLDSKPVQPADSAVMRKAGRLAGELMNEGNAVDDSDVVIGATAAMLDEPVLTRNVDDFERIPGVDVETY
- a CDS encoding archaellin/type IV pilin N-terminal domain-containing protein; this translates as MFENITETEERGQVGIGTLIVFIAMVLVAAIAAGVLINTAGSLQSQASDTGTETQQAVANQIEVVHAYGEIADSDPEVEQVNLVVKKSAGSDVIDIESMTVQWTSQDTSETLEYDDGFTTEALTTDTDDDGEALVDTSDRIEIQIAFGDLTDQDNLDPGDSATVELVDQSGAQFSYGVTVPATFSDDADVVEV
- a CDS encoding S9 family peptidase, with the translated sequence MSTQDTPAVDLETLARLPEFYHPVVSPDGSQIAFYYDEHGRNDLYVLDVDEGSYERVTDGEAPRSARWHVRWSQDGERVFFHRDDAGDEQNDLVAWSPEGGVETVVEVDGQAVLSDTSQDGETVLYASDEGEQMNLYRYDTAASETSQLTTYDRPVMGATFDPDDERIAYVTNESDSLENRDGYVMAADGDDVRRLEIGEDGSESTVSGWFPDGERLLVSDNAHDLRRVGVYHLATDEIDWLGPHDDEESPAAISPDGRYVVAIRHRRGASMPVRYDVETGDAAELDVPDGVASVPGGRGAAFTDETTLVFSHSRPDERKELYAYDLETDEYEVVLEAAYGGLDPDVFVDAEYVTYEGDDGLEIGAILYDPRDGPALPDDATDVPAVVLVHGGPHARSSMAFTLTAQLLTSQGYAVLAPNYRGSTGRGREFKQAILGDWGGMEQADVAAGGEWIQSREWIDAERVAVYGGSYGGYSVYSQLTQYPTLWATGIASVGITDLHKLYEEDMAHFQYILRQQLGDPEENYDLWRDRSPIEHVENMERPIYIVHGVNDPRCPIGQARIFRDALVDLGWEEGTDFEYTEFGDEGHGSTDVEHKIRKFELLSDYLDRRL
- a CDS encoding DUF7500 family protein, encoding MTPDTDDGVLDPEDLTLDPELVDRIEDNRFVVRPDDSKADRPTSLDRNGPDTAQITDDRPETLVDPPAGALDPDPTSATESQPRVLDPEVKLANEVSPHGVDITLKTDGEVARHRTTSNDIREVFADMMAWYANQLDEDLTPMEALEVLVAATDLE